From Spirosoma aerolatum, one genomic window encodes:
- a CDS encoding LytR/AlgR family response regulator transcription factor, which translates to MILKCIIVDDELMARRSLQHLCEQHESLEVVAVCENATQALTLLAEQPIDLIWLDVEMPGLSGFDLLDRLPVLPQVILTTIKTEYAFDAFQYQVTDYLKKPITQTRFKVAVEKVMTVMRKNEQVRTVNNKAIFVKNDGRYVRVPYDSILYIENTGDYVKILTGQQAFVVYTTMKSLEEKLGTQFLRVHRSYIINLDKIVDIEETNLVVASKVIPISRANKPELMSRLNLL; encoded by the coding sequence ATGATCCTGAAATGTATAATTGTTGATGATGAACTAATGGCTCGTCGGTCGCTTCAGCATCTTTGCGAACAGCATGAGTCATTAGAAGTAGTCGCGGTTTGCGAGAATGCAACGCAGGCCCTTACCTTGTTGGCCGAACAACCAATTGATCTGATCTGGCTCGATGTTGAAATGCCTGGCCTTTCGGGTTTTGACTTACTGGATCGCCTTCCGGTTTTGCCACAGGTGATTTTAACAACGATTAAAACGGAATATGCTTTCGATGCGTTTCAATATCAGGTAACCGATTATCTGAAAAAGCCCATTACACAAACTCGATTTAAGGTAGCCGTCGAAAAAGTGATGACGGTGATGCGGAAGAATGAACAGGTGAGAACGGTCAACAATAAGGCGATCTTTGTAAAGAATGATGGTCGTTATGTGCGGGTTCCTTACGATTCAATTCTGTACATTGAAAATACAGGTGATTACGTCAAAATCCTGACCGGGCAACAGGCGTTTGTTGTGTACACAACCATGAAATCGCTGGAGGAAAAGCTGGGTACTCAGTTCCTGCGTGTACATAGGTCTTACATCATCAACCTCGATAAAATTGTTGATATTGAGGAAACCAATCTGGTGGTGGCCTCTAAAGTTATCCCCATCAGCCGGGCCAACAAACCCGAACTGATGAGCCGTCTGAATCTACTTTAA
- a CDS encoding redoxin domain-containing protein, which yields MQSLIRFVPLKIALLVWLLVAVTDHSFADGDGPPTLEIGASAPDFNLPGVDGKLYTLKSFATAKVLVIVFTCNHCPTAQAYEDRLKALTADYKGKGVAVVAISPNYPAAVSLDEMGYTDMGDSFAEMKLRSKDKKYNFPYLFDGETEKISRQYGPVATPHAFVFDAQRKLRYTGRLDGSEKPGSANAEDIRAALDAVLAGKPVAVAKTKTFGCSIKWMEKSDWAKKAPSIWAKEPVDLSLIGEDSLKALLANKTDKVRLINVWATWCGPCITELPEFVNMNRMYRNREFEFITLSADVPDKKDKALATLKRLQASSKNYLFNSTDKYKLIETLDPQWQGALPYTLLIEPGGKVVYRHQGSIDPAEMKRKIVEKIGRYY from the coding sequence ATGCAATCCCTAATTCGATTTGTTCCTCTAAAGATAGCTCTCCTGGTCTGGCTGCTGGTGGCTGTGACAGACCACAGTTTTGCAGATGGTGATGGACCGCCCACACTGGAAATTGGCGCTTCGGCTCCTGATTTTAATTTGCCCGGTGTCGATGGTAAACTATACACACTAAAAAGTTTTGCCACTGCGAAGGTGCTGGTCATTGTATTTACCTGTAATCATTGCCCAACCGCACAAGCTTACGAAGATCGACTGAAAGCCCTTACCGCAGATTACAAAGGGAAAGGCGTAGCGGTGGTGGCTATTTCTCCGAATTATCCAGCGGCTGTTTCATTGGACGAAATGGGGTATACCGACATGGGCGATAGTTTTGCCGAGATGAAACTTCGGAGTAAGGACAAAAAATATAATTTCCCGTATTTGTTCGATGGAGAGACCGAAAAAATATCGCGGCAGTACGGGCCCGTTGCCACACCCCATGCCTTTGTGTTTGATGCGCAGCGAAAACTCCGGTATACTGGTCGCTTAGATGGCTCCGAAAAGCCGGGTTCGGCCAATGCTGAGGATATTCGGGCGGCTCTGGATGCTGTATTGGCAGGCAAACCAGTAGCCGTTGCCAAAACCAAGACCTTTGGCTGTTCCATAAAATGGATGGAAAAGAGCGACTGGGCTAAAAAAGCCCCATCGATATGGGCCAAAGAACCCGTCGACCTGAGCCTGATTGGTGAAGATAGCCTAAAAGCACTGCTAGCCAACAAAACAGACAAAGTGCGGCTCATTAATGTATGGGCAACCTGGTGTGGCCCCTGCATCACCGAACTGCCTGAGTTTGTGAACATGAACCGGATGTACCGTAACCGGGAGTTTGAGTTTATCACCCTGAGTGCCGATGTACCCGATAAAAAGGACAAAGCGCTGGCGACACTAAAACGTCTACAGGCATCCAGTAAAAACTATTTATTCAACTCCACTGACAAATACAAGCTCATCGAAACCCTCGATCCGCAGTGGCAGGGCGCTTTGCCCTACACACTGCTGATTGAGCCTGGCGGAAAAGTAGTCTATCGGCATCAGGGCAGCATCGACCCCGCCGAAATGAAGAGAAAGATTGTCGAAAAAATTGGCCGATATTATTAG
- a CDS encoding oxygenase MpaB family protein — translation MPAIYKKRLGLFRNPAVQRELVTLDPVRDHQRIVHLLTAYEFPFDIARALELALFHTYTSPRVSGLLARTGEFEHHGQKRYDDTSRPISEFLESGYDSEKGLRAIAHMNKIHGHYRIDNADFLFVLATFVFYPIDWLRNYGWRKLTSAEEQALFYFFREVGRRMQLTDLPDNLADFQTFVAEYEARYFRYTESNRKITNATVRIVQGWFPGFLHGLVQPTFAALISDKLRTAFGYERPAGWFTALVNSALCLRKWPLRWITFKPYPALIPNTSFRYYPAGPPTIEAVGPTNLIDKPHSPSA, via the coding sequence ATGCCTGCGATCTATAAAAAACGACTTGGCCTGTTCCGCAATCCGGCGGTTCAGCGGGAGTTGGTAACACTCGATCCCGTCCGCGATCACCAGCGAATCGTTCACCTGCTAACCGCTTACGAATTTCCATTCGATATAGCCCGTGCGCTCGAACTGGCTTTGTTTCATACCTACACCAGCCCCAGGGTATCGGGCTTACTGGCTCGGACAGGCGAGTTTGAGCATCATGGACAAAAACGGTACGACGATACCAGTCGGCCGATTTCGGAGTTCTTAGAATCGGGGTACGACAGCGAAAAGGGGTTACGGGCCATTGCCCACATGAATAAAATTCACGGCCATTACCGCATCGATAACGCAGATTTTCTGTTTGTGCTGGCCACATTCGTTTTCTACCCTATCGACTGGCTCAGAAACTATGGCTGGCGGAAGCTTACTTCTGCGGAAGAACAAGCCCTGTTTTATTTTTTCCGCGAAGTGGGGCGACGCATGCAATTAACTGACTTACCTGATAATCTGGCCGACTTCCAGACGTTTGTAGCCGAGTACGAAGCCCGCTATTTCCGGTACACAGAGAGCAACCGAAAAATTACCAATGCCACTGTCCGAATTGTTCAGGGCTGGTTTCCGGGCTTTTTGCATGGGCTGGTACAACCCACTTTTGCCGCGCTTATCTCCGATAAACTACGAACAGCATTTGGCTACGAGCGCCCAGCAGGCTGGTTCACAGCCTTAGTGAACAGCGCTTTATGCCTGCGAAAATGGCCCCTGCGCTGGATAACCTTTAAGCCCTATCCTGCCCTGATTCCCAATACGTCGTTCCGATATTACCCCGCCGGACCCCCAACAATTGAAGCCGTAGGCCCAACGAATCTGATCGACAAACCGCACTCTCCATCCGCTTAA
- a CDS encoding THUMP-like domain-containing protein has protein sequence MIQLTPPEQAFIQAHLTADVRSLLLRAHPTDLDIKKLAAQLSARQKARDKLPTWYAHDALIFPPPLSVEQASSERTAYYKASLVQGKRLVDLTGGMGVDTWAFAKRVDQVTYVEQQPELTELAAYNLPLLGTTNVQVEQGNGLTLLEKTGFLNGSVDWLYIDPHRRNEQGGKVVRLEDCEPDLSNPPTLLKLLQHANKILVKVSPLLDINLAVRQMAGLVNDVHIVAVQGEVKEILFVLSQSSATSNPSSINAINLTSHKSIVFTFNEQEERDTNVSLGDPQSYLYEPNAAILKAGAFRLAGHRYGLLKLAPHSHLYTSHSLIQDFPGRIFKLQSIIKPDAKALKQDVPDGKANLTVRNFPQTVAELRKKLSLREGGSVYILATTLQNGDKRLLITHKVDQSDS, from the coding sequence TTGATCCAGCTTACTCCTCCCGAACAAGCCTTTATTCAGGCCCATCTTACCGCCGATGTACGGTCGTTACTCTTGCGGGCCCACCCTACCGACTTAGACATCAAAAAACTGGCCGCACAACTAAGTGCCCGCCAGAAAGCCCGCGATAAACTGCCTACGTGGTATGCCCATGACGCGTTGATTTTCCCACCACCTTTATCGGTCGAACAGGCTTCGTCGGAACGAACAGCGTACTACAAAGCGTCTCTGGTGCAGGGCAAACGACTGGTCGACCTAACGGGAGGCATGGGCGTTGATACCTGGGCCTTTGCCAAACGTGTGGATCAGGTTACGTACGTCGAACAACAACCTGAACTGACTGAACTGGCGGCATATAACCTACCTTTGCTGGGCACAACGAACGTACAGGTTGAACAGGGTAACGGCCTGACGCTACTGGAAAAAACTGGATTCCTGAATGGTTCTGTCGACTGGCTTTATATTGATCCCCATCGGCGAAATGAGCAGGGTGGTAAAGTCGTTCGGCTGGAAGACTGCGAGCCCGATCTGTCGAATCCCCCGACCCTATTGAAGCTGTTACAACACGCCAACAAAATTTTAGTGAAAGTATCACCGTTACTTGACATCAATCTGGCCGTCCGACAGATGGCGGGTCTGGTCAATGACGTACACATTGTGGCGGTCCAGGGCGAGGTGAAGGAAATCCTGTTTGTTCTTAGCCAGTCATCCGCTACCTCAAATCCTAGTTCAATTAATGCGATTAACTTAACCAGCCATAAATCCATCGTATTTACATTTAATGAGCAGGAGGAACGAGATACCAACGTATCGCTAGGCGATCCCCAATCGTACCTGTATGAACCCAATGCCGCCATATTGAAAGCGGGGGCTTTCCGACTGGCTGGACACCGCTACGGTCTGCTGAAACTGGCTCCACACAGCCATTTGTATACCAGCCACTCATTGATTCAGGATTTTCCGGGCCGAATTTTCAAACTTCAATCAATTATAAAACCAGATGCTAAAGCCCTAAAACAAGATGTACCCGACGGGAAAGCGAACCTCACCGTTCGAAACTTCCCTCAAACCGTAGCAGAGTTGCGGAAAAAATTATCTTTACGCGAAGGCGGCTCAGTCTATATTCTGGCAACAACGCTGCAAAACGGCGATAAACGCCTATTGATTACCCACAAAGTCGATCAATCTGATTCATAA
- a CDS encoding Hpt domain-containing protein, whose product MTNVTRDLRVAEMGSVDPSKRYQLLDMQLLAELYGGDREYAACMFETFVDSVLPEFAVIDQQIQAQCWEEVHPLIHKLRPTLSMVGLTPMEATLILLENLIIEQEQVGRIHAVWQDFYTTLQSQQPLLQTEWQRYLTTPNL is encoded by the coding sequence ATGACCAATGTAACCAGAGATCTGCGGGTAGCAGAAATGGGCTCGGTTGATCCCTCAAAGCGCTATCAATTGCTGGATATGCAATTACTTGCCGAATTGTATGGTGGCGACAGGGAATATGCGGCCTGTATGTTTGAGACGTTTGTCGATTCGGTATTGCCTGAGTTTGCGGTTATTGATCAACAGATTCAAGCTCAGTGTTGGGAAGAGGTCCATCCACTGATCCATAAATTACGACCCACTTTGTCTATGGTTGGGTTGACCCCAATGGAAGCTACCTTGATTCTGCTTGAGAATCTGATCATTGAGCAAGAACAGGTAGGTCGTATTCATGCCGTCTGGCAGGATTTTTATACCACCTTGCAAAGCCAGCAACCGCTTCTGCAGACCGAATGGCAACGTTACTTGACCACTCCTAACCTATGA
- a CDS encoding Gfo/Idh/MocA family protein: MNTTRRNFLRNSAAATGAGLISLPSVEAIASQRRQVAANEKLQIGVIGCNGMGWSDLRSHLLQSDVECIALADVDQSVLDKRAADVETMQHKRPQLFKDYRKMLENKDLDAVIIGTPDHWHCMAMIDSLSAGKHVYCEKPLANSIEECNLMLAAAKKSSKLVQIGQWQRSGSHYAKAIEYIRSGKLGNIRLVKVWAYQGWMNPVPVRPDSAAPAGVDYDMWLGPAPKRPFNPNRFHFNFRWFWDYAGGLMTDWGVHEIDIALFAMNAKAPKSVMASGGKLAYPDDASETPDTLQTVYEYDGFNMLWEHATGIDGGNYGRTEGIAFIGNNATLVLNRDGWELLPETETKNGIKVYKVEDIPKQARNGDYLNEHTKNFVQAIKANDPAMLKCGIETGSIAAINAHMGNIAYKTGRKVYWDAATKGFKNDPQANALIAAHYHNGWKLPVV; this comes from the coding sequence ATGAACACAACACGCCGTAATTTTTTACGAAACTCAGCCGCTGCCACGGGAGCCGGGCTGATTAGTCTCCCCTCCGTTGAAGCCATTGCCAGTCAGCGTCGCCAGGTTGCCGCAAACGAAAAACTCCAGATTGGTGTAATCGGTTGCAACGGCATGGGCTGGTCAGATCTTCGTTCCCACTTACTCCAGAGCGATGTCGAATGTATAGCCCTGGCCGATGTGGACCAGAGTGTGCTCGACAAGCGGGCGGCCGATGTCGAAACCATGCAGCATAAACGTCCGCAGTTGTTCAAAGACTATCGGAAAATGCTGGAGAACAAAGACCTCGATGCCGTGATTATCGGTACGCCCGATCACTGGCATTGTATGGCCATGATCGACTCTTTATCGGCAGGCAAACATGTGTACTGCGAAAAGCCACTGGCCAACAGCATTGAAGAGTGTAATCTGATGCTCGCAGCCGCCAAAAAATCCAGTAAGCTTGTGCAGATCGGGCAATGGCAGCGGAGCGGCTCACACTATGCCAAAGCCATTGAATACATTCGCTCGGGCAAACTGGGCAACATCCGACTGGTAAAAGTATGGGCGTATCAGGGCTGGATGAACCCGGTTCCGGTTCGGCCCGATAGTGCTGCTCCGGCGGGTGTCGATTACGATATGTGGCTCGGACCAGCCCCCAAACGGCCGTTCAATCCGAACCGATTTCACTTCAACTTCCGCTGGTTCTGGGATTATGCCGGTGGCCTGATGACCGACTGGGGCGTTCACGAAATCGATATTGCCCTCTTCGCCATGAATGCCAAAGCGCCTAAATCCGTCATGGCCTCGGGTGGAAAACTCGCCTATCCCGACGATGCATCTGAAACGCCCGACACCTTGCAGACGGTGTATGAGTATGATGGCTTCAACATGCTCTGGGAACATGCTACGGGCATCGACGGTGGAAACTACGGCCGAACGGAAGGCATTGCGTTCATCGGCAACAATGCCACGCTGGTACTCAACCGTGATGGCTGGGAGTTATTGCCCGAAACCGAAACGAAGAACGGCATCAAAGTGTACAAGGTTGAAGACATTCCCAAACAGGCACGTAATGGCGATTACCTCAATGAGCACACCAAAAACTTTGTACAGGCTATAAAAGCCAATGATCCGGCCATGCTGAAATGCGGCATCGAAACAGGTAGCATTGCAGCTATCAACGCGCACATGGGCAACATTGCCTACAAAACCGGTCGTAAAGTGTACTGGGACGCTGCCACAAAAGGGTTTAAAAACGATCCTCAGGCCAACGCCCTGATTGCTGCCCATTACCACAACGGCTGGAAATTACCAGTTGTGTAA
- a CDS encoding glycoside hydrolase family 30 protein, whose product MLLLSMSSYGQTASQKSTKAGGVEFWLTDPAKSILFVKQSSVSLGGSKKTAATIHVNPAQTYQTIDGFGYTLTGGSAMLIHRMDARIRANLLNELFGTTGKSIGTSYLRVSIGASDLDDHVFSYDDLPEGQTDPTLAKFSLAPDRDYLIPILKQILAINPSIKILGSPWSPPAWMKTNGNSKGGSLKTDYYDAYARYFVKYIQGMAKEGIRIDAITIQNEPLHPGNNPSMLMLPAEQAIFIKKSLGPAFKAAKIKTKIILYDHNADRPDYPITILNDADARKYVDGSAFHLYAGPISALSEVHKAYPDKNLYFTEQWIGAPGNLKGDLVWHVRELVIGGTRNWCRTVLQWNLAADPKQNPHTPGGCTECLGALTIDGNKVTRNPAYYNVAVAAKFVRPGSVRIASDEVKSLPNVAFKTPDGHTVLIVLNDSSATQQFTVDSGNSQFKSSLSAGAVGTYVW is encoded by the coding sequence ATGTTGCTGCTGTCAATGAGCAGCTATGGACAAACCGCATCGCAGAAATCCACGAAAGCTGGAGGGGTTGAATTCTGGTTAACCGATCCTGCAAAGTCGATTCTTTTTGTAAAACAGTCCTCCGTAAGCCTTGGCGGTAGTAAAAAAACGGCGGCTACGATTCATGTAAACCCGGCTCAGACGTACCAGACGATTGACGGCTTCGGCTACACGCTTACTGGAGGGAGTGCTATGCTCATTCATCGGATGGACGCCAGAATTCGGGCAAATCTATTGAACGAGTTGTTTGGAACTACCGGAAAAAGTATCGGTACGAGTTATTTGCGGGTGAGTATTGGTGCATCGGACCTCGACGATCATGTGTTTTCGTACGATGATTTACCGGAGGGTCAAACCGATCCTACGCTGGCTAAGTTCAGTCTGGCACCTGACCGTGACTATTTAATCCCCATACTCAAACAAATTCTGGCGATCAACCCCAGTATAAAAATTCTTGGCTCCCCTTGGTCGCCCCCTGCCTGGATGAAAACCAACGGTAATTCGAAAGGGGGGAGCCTGAAAACGGACTACTATGATGCTTATGCCCGCTATTTTGTTAAATACATTCAGGGTATGGCAAAGGAGGGTATTCGGATTGATGCCATAACCATTCAGAATGAGCCCCTGCATCCGGGAAACAACCCCAGTATGCTGATGCTACCTGCCGAGCAGGCCATCTTCATCAAAAAAAGCCTCGGACCTGCCTTTAAAGCAGCTAAAATCAAAACAAAAATCATTCTGTACGACCACAACGCCGACCGGCCCGATTATCCAATAACGATATTGAATGATGCGGACGCCCGAAAATACGTGGATGGGTCGGCCTTTCACCTGTATGCTGGGCCTATCAGTGCGCTGTCGGAGGTTCACAAAGCCTATCCTGACAAGAATCTCTATTTTACCGAACAATGGATTGGGGCGCCCGGTAACCTGAAAGGTGATCTGGTCTGGCATGTGCGTGAATTGGTTATTGGAGGCACCCGGAACTGGTGCCGGACGGTGTTACAATGGAACCTCGCGGCCGATCCCAAACAGAATCCGCATACACCGGGTGGTTGTACGGAATGCCTGGGCGCCCTAACCATCGACGGTAATAAGGTAACGCGAAATCCGGCCTATTATAATGTGGCTGTGGCTGCGAAATTTGTCCGGCCGGGTTCTGTTCGAATCGCTTCTGATGAAGTGAAGTCACTACCCAATGTAGCCTTCAAAACCCCTGATGGGCATACTGTATTAATTGTGTTGAACGACAGTTCCGCTACTCAGCAGTTTACGGTTGACTCAGGTAATAGCCAGTTTAAATCAAGTTTGTCGGCTGGGGCCGTTGGCACATACGTCTGGTAA
- a CDS encoding cupin domain-containing protein has translation MNRQTFLSVLGLASLRSSLTQPDDQKPMLPETFVFADDGKIPNSKFPLLVYRNIFTERGNAGAEWLEKRFAGNNWTNSWRNGVYSFHHFHSTSHEVLGVYSGSALLHLGGEQGQKVKVQAGDILVIPAGVGHKNLESTQLGIVGAYPEGRSWDLNKGLPGERPQVDKAIATVPLPQTDPLLGKEAGLTKIWTV, from the coding sequence ATGAACCGTCAAACATTTTTATCTGTACTGGGATTAGCCTCTTTACGATCGTCCCTGACTCAACCCGACGACCAGAAACCTATGCTACCCGAAACGTTTGTATTTGCCGACGACGGCAAAATTCCTAACAGCAAATTCCCCCTGCTGGTGTACCGAAATATCTTTACGGAGCGCGGCAATGCAGGCGCAGAGTGGCTCGAAAAGCGATTCGCCGGTAACAACTGGACCAATTCGTGGCGAAACGGGGTGTATTCGTTTCATCACTTCCATAGTACCTCGCATGAAGTTTTGGGCGTTTATTCGGGTAGTGCGCTCCTGCATCTGGGTGGTGAACAAGGCCAGAAAGTAAAGGTCCAGGCGGGCGATATACTGGTAATACCGGCAGGTGTTGGCCATAAAAATCTGGAGAGTACCCAACTCGGCATCGTTGGCGCGTACCCGGAGGGACGAAGCTGGGATCTTAATAAAGGACTTCCCGGAGAGCGACCCCAGGTCGATAAAGCCATTGCAACCGTTCCATTGCCCCAAACCGACCCACTGCTGGGGAAAGAGGCTGGTCTAACGAAAATCTGGACTGTATAA
- a CDS encoding SulP family inorganic anion transporter, producing MQRISPLRTLTQYKSAYLRYDLPSGLSVFLVALPLCLGIALASGAPLFSGLVAGMVGGIVIGFLSGSEVSVSGPAAGLAVIVADAIAKIGSYEAFLVAVVLAGAIQFVLGLIKAGRFSSFFPDSVIKGMLVAIGIVIILKQIPHALGRDNDYEGEFEFQQLADGENTLSEIYRAIETASPGAVVISLISLVFLIGWDKIVGKSNRAFLKNFPSPLIVVCGGVALNEFYRVAVPAWYLGDTAHQHMVQIPTIKPGQSLFSIFDFPDFSILTNPQVYGIAATIALVASLETLLNLEASDRLDPAKRISSPDQELIAQGVGNMLSGMIGGLPVTSVVVRTSANVYGGAKTRISAILHGSFLLIAVFLGGALLNLIPLSCLAAVLIMVGYKLAKPAIFQKVYRDGWSQFVPFIVTVVGIIFTDLLIGIALGSVVGILFVLYTNVHTSFRVDRDGRKVTIEFEKDLYFLSKPQLKEVLGTLQSGDEVVIDGTNAPFIDHDIFNMLQDYSEIAKVQGIGYELRNVVLNRRKRRRTSRLIAQ from the coding sequence ATGCAACGCATAAGCCCGCTTCGAACATTAACTCAGTATAAGTCAGCTTATTTACGTTACGATTTGCCTTCAGGCTTATCTGTTTTTCTGGTCGCCTTGCCCTTATGTTTAGGGATTGCATTGGCATCGGGTGCCCCGCTGTTTTCGGGGTTGGTGGCGGGTATGGTTGGCGGAATCGTCATTGGGTTTCTGTCTGGATCAGAAGTCAGTGTAAGTGGTCCGGCGGCTGGCCTGGCGGTGATTGTGGCCGATGCCATTGCAAAAATAGGCTCTTACGAGGCTTTTTTGGTGGCTGTTGTACTGGCTGGAGCCATACAATTTGTTCTTGGCCTGATTAAAGCGGGTCGATTCAGTAGTTTCTTTCCCGACAGTGTGATCAAGGGGATGCTGGTGGCTATCGGCATTGTTATTATTCTGAAGCAAATTCCCCATGCACTGGGCAGAGATAACGACTATGAAGGGGAGTTCGAGTTTCAGCAGTTGGCTGATGGTGAAAACACACTTTCGGAAATTTACCGGGCTATCGAAACGGCAAGTCCTGGTGCAGTAGTCATCAGTTTGATTTCGTTAGTCTTTCTGATTGGCTGGGACAAGATCGTAGGGAAAAGTAACCGGGCATTCCTGAAGAACTTCCCTTCGCCGTTGATTGTCGTTTGTGGCGGAGTAGCCCTTAATGAATTTTATCGGGTTGCGGTTCCGGCGTGGTACCTGGGCGATACAGCTCATCAGCACATGGTACAAATTCCTACGATTAAACCGGGGCAAAGCCTGTTCTCTATTTTTGATTTTCCTGATTTTTCTATTTTGACCAATCCACAAGTGTATGGTATTGCGGCAACGATTGCGCTGGTGGCAAGTCTGGAAACGTTGTTGAACCTCGAAGCCTCTGACCGGCTCGACCCCGCCAAACGTATTTCCTCGCCCGATCAGGAGTTGATTGCACAAGGGGTTGGGAATATGCTGTCGGGAATGATTGGGGGCCTGCCCGTTACGTCGGTGGTGGTGCGAACTTCGGCCAATGTGTATGGCGGAGCCAAAACCCGAATATCAGCGATTTTGCATGGTTCGTTTTTGTTGATTGCTGTATTTCTAGGCGGAGCCTTGCTTAACCTGATTCCTCTCTCATGCCTGGCGGCTGTGTTGATCATGGTCGGCTACAAATTGGCGAAACCAGCTATTTTTCAGAAAGTGTACCGGGATGGATGGAGCCAGTTTGTCCCGTTCATTGTGACAGTCGTAGGAATTATTTTTACTGACCTACTTATTGGGATTGCGTTGGGTTCGGTGGTGGGGATTCTGTTTGTGCTTTATACGAATGTGCATACCAGTTTCCGGGTCGATCGCGATGGACGGAAAGTGACGATTGAGTTTGAGAAAGACTTGTATTTCCTCAGCAAGCCGCAGTTGAAGGAAGTGCTGGGAACATTGCAATCGGGTGATGAGGTGGTCATCGATGGCACCAATGCCCCATTTATTGATCACGACATTTTCAACATGCTTCAGGATTACAGCGAAATTGCTAAAGTACAGGGCATTGGGTACGAGCTTCGAAACGTTGTGCTTAATCGTCGGAAGCGCCGACGGACGAGCCGCCTTATCGCCCAATAG